From Desulfosalsimonas propionicica, the proteins below share one genomic window:
- a CDS encoding bifunctional acetate--CoA ligase family protein/GNAT family N-acetyltransferase, protein MSVLNLNKIFAPRSIAVIGASEKSGSVGTMVTNNLVNGGYKGRLYPVNPKYTHVSGLPAFKSVGDLPAAPDLVMIATPIETVAEIVRQCMEKNAGGAMVLSAGGRETGKKGAAMEEEIKSQIQSSGFRVLGPNCLGIISTRHCMNATFANRMAQRGKMAFISQSGAICTAILDFAEKSRIGFSYFVSLGSMLDVDFGDVIDYLGNDPQVGSIVMYVENLARIRNFMSAARSVSRVKPIIALKAGRTRAGAAAAASHTGALAGEDAVYDAAFKRAGIVRVKTFAELFDCAEFIGKQPKPAGHGLAILTNAGGAGVMAADALWDYGFFPVTLAPETIRQLDAILPPHWSRANPVDILGDATAERYARAAEILAGAREVNGLLIMLAPQAIAEPTRVAEVLAEQLKKQSYPVFTAWLGGSDVEGGRAVFHKSGIPTFDSPERAVRAFMDLYRYSRNIEMLQQIPEKLPHRLDFDRQKAKALIDTALARETGHMPEIEAKDLLAAYGIPVNPTMFAGTAEQAANMAEKTGFPVVLKVASSRIVHKSDVGGVALNLCDATAVSEAFGQMARRVDERCPGGFDGVSVQKMLPQGSYEIIAGARKDREFGPVVLFGTGGVLTEVFKDRSIALPPLNRLLARRMMEETRIYKVLQGYRNLDALDLVQFEALLIRLSQLMTDFAEISEIDINPLMVHDGRIIAVDARVIVSPAEVKAPLHLVISPYPNEYEEQLDLEDVGVLTVRPIRPEDAPLLEEMFNELSPMSIYYRFFSPIKRLPHYMLARFTQIDYDRQIAMVAISTAGGIEKMLGVSRVIGEPDGKTAEFAVLVADQWHGKGIGAILLKRCLDIARSRGTDKIWGLILPDNTKMLALARKLGFDIRKDNTGEYEATLRFQNSGGEPDKPSYAGSAR, encoded by the coding sequence ATGAGTGTATTGAATCTGAATAAGATTTTTGCACCAAGATCCATTGCCGTTATCGGCGCAAGTGAAAAAAGCGGCAGCGTGGGCACCATGGTCACAAACAACCTGGTAAACGGCGGATACAAAGGCCGGCTATACCCTGTGAATCCCAAATATACCCATGTGTCCGGCCTGCCTGCCTTCAAGTCGGTGGGAGACCTGCCGGCTGCCCCGGATCTGGTCATGATTGCCACCCCCATTGAAACAGTTGCCGAAATTGTCCGGCAATGTATGGAAAAAAACGCAGGCGGGGCAATGGTGCTGTCTGCAGGCGGCCGGGAGACTGGAAAAAAAGGCGCTGCCATGGAAGAGGAAATCAAAAGCCAAATCCAGTCCAGCGGATTTCGGGTGCTGGGCCCCAACTGTCTGGGAATCATTTCCACCCGGCATTGCATGAATGCCACTTTTGCCAACCGTATGGCACAAAGGGGCAAAATGGCCTTTATTTCCCAAAGCGGGGCCATTTGCACCGCCATTCTGGATTTTGCCGAAAAGTCCCGGATCGGATTTAGTTATTTTGTCAGCCTCGGGTCCATGCTGGATGTGGACTTCGGCGATGTAATCGATTATCTGGGCAATGATCCGCAGGTGGGCAGCATTGTCATGTATGTGGAAAATCTTGCCCGGATTCGCAATTTCATGAGCGCGGCCCGCTCCGTATCCCGGGTCAAGCCCATTATTGCCCTCAAAGCCGGCCGCACCCGGGCCGGGGCTGCGGCAGCGGCCTCTCACACCGGGGCCCTGGCAGGTGAAGATGCCGTATATGACGCTGCCTTTAAAAGGGCGGGTATTGTCCGGGTCAAGACCTTTGCGGAGTTGTTTGATTGTGCCGAGTTTATCGGAAAGCAGCCCAAACCCGCCGGCCACGGCCTGGCCATCCTGACCAATGCCGGGGGGGCGGGTGTGATGGCTGCTGATGCCCTGTGGGATTATGGATTTTTCCCGGTGACGCTGGCGCCTGAAACCATCCGGCAGCTGGATGCGATCCTTCCGCCCCACTGGAGCCGGGCCAATCCCGTGGATATCCTGGGCGATGCCACAGCAGAACGATACGCGAGGGCGGCCGAAATTCTTGCAGGCGCCAGGGAGGTCAACGGACTGCTGATCATGCTGGCGCCTCAGGCCATTGCCGAGCCCACCCGGGTGGCCGAGGTGCTGGCCGAACAGTTAAAGAAACAATCCTATCCGGTTTTTACCGCCTGGCTCGGGGGCAGTGATGTGGAAGGCGGGCGGGCTGTCTTTCACAAGTCCGGCATTCCGACCTTTGACTCTCCGGAGCGGGCGGTGCGGGCTTTTATGGATCTTTACCGTTATTCCCGCAATATTGAAATGCTTCAGCAGATTCCGGAAAAACTGCCGCACCGGCTCGACTTTGACCGGCAGAAGGCAAAGGCTTTGATTGACACGGCGCTGGCACGGGAGACCGGTCATATGCCGGAAATCGAGGCCAAGGATCTGCTGGCGGCCTATGGCATCCCGGTCAACCCGACCATGTTTGCCGGCACTGCGGAGCAGGCGGCAAACATGGCTGAAAAAACCGGGTTTCCGGTGGTTTTGAAGGTGGCTTCCAGTCGGATCGTTCATAAAAGTGACGTAGGCGGAGTGGCGCTGAACCTCTGCGATGCCACAGCGGTAAGCGAGGCTTTCGGACAGATGGCCCGGCGTGTTGACGAGCGCTGTCCCGGAGGGTTTGATGGTGTCAGCGTGCAGAAAATGCTGCCGCAGGGAAGTTATGAGATCATTGCGGGTGCCAGAAAAGACCGTGAATTTGGACCTGTAGTGCTGTTCGGGACAGGGGGGGTATTAACGGAGGTGTTCAAAGACCGTTCCATCGCATTGCCCCCCCTGAACCGACTTCTGGCCCGCAGAATGATGGAAGAAACCCGAATTTACAAGGTTTTGCAGGGATATCGCAATCTTGATGCCCTGGATCTGGTTCAGTTCGAGGCCCTGCTTATCCGGCTTTCCCAGCTGATGACGGATTTTGCGGAAATTTCCGAAATCGACATCAATCCCCTGATGGTTCATGACGGCCGGATCATCGCCGTTGATGCCAGGGTGATCGTCAGTCCCGCTGAGGTCAAAGCGCCCCTGCATCTGGTGATCAGCCCCTATCCCAATGAGTATGAAGAGCAACTGGATCTGGAAGACGTCGGCGTGTTGACAGTCCGGCCCATCCGGCCCGAAGATGCCCCGCTTCTGGAGGAGATGTTTAACGAACTTTCTCCCATGAGTATTTATTACCGGTTTTTTAGCCCCATCAAGCGCCTGCCGCACTATATGCTGGCCCGGTTTACCCAGATCGATTATGATCGGCAGATTGCCATGGTGGCAATATCCACAGCCGGAGGAATAGAAAAAATGCTTGGTGTCAGCCGGGTAATCGGGGAGCCGGATGGAAAAACAGCTGAATTTGCGGTTCTTGTGGCTGACCAGTGGCATGGAAAGGGTATTGGTGCAATTTTGTTAAAACGCTGCCTGGATATTGCCCGGAGCCGGGGCACGGATAAGATCTGGGGTCTGATTCTGCCGGACAATACCAAGATGCTGGCCCTGGCCCGGAAGCTTGGCTTTGATATCCGGAAAGACAATACCGGAGAGTATGAAGCAACCCTGCGTTTTCAAAATTCCGGAGGAGAACCGGACAAACCATCTTATGCGGGTTCTGCCCGTTAA
- a CDS encoding AAA family ATPase produces MTHHYNKYIPGTYGKRIPGGAAKAEEVILEWERRRLKAIKKKDAEARVTNCIAFSRKIGLGALEIADLMSSRLGGMRVVDRGILEKIAENKHLGEKTIDSFDERYPGAMSDFAALLFGEKSFTMGDYMRYLTGAVFAMADAGPTIFVGRAVHLILPRQRVLAVRFIASRDFRVRRIAEILEVTEDAAAKELDRVDREQKEFFRKNFNKKDAAAYEFDMVINRDYLESADAAAEVVATAYRQKFDYHHRRTYS; encoded by the coding sequence ATGACCCACCACTATAACAAATATATTCCCGGAACCTACGGGAAACGTATTCCCGGGGGCGCAGCCAAGGCAGAGGAGGTGATTTTGGAATGGGAGCGCAGGCGGCTTAAGGCCATCAAGAAAAAAGACGCTGAAGCCCGGGTGACCAACTGCATTGCGTTTTCCCGGAAAATCGGCTTGGGCGCCCTTGAAATTGCGGATCTAATGTCATCGCGGCTCGGCGGGATGCGCGTTGTGGACCGCGGGATTCTGGAAAAGATCGCAGAGAACAAGCATCTCGGAGAAAAAACCATTGATTCCTTTGATGAACGTTATCCCGGGGCCATGAGTGATTTCGCCGCTCTTCTGTTCGGGGAGAAATCCTTTACCATGGGCGATTACATGCGCTACTTGACCGGCGCTGTGTTTGCCATGGCCGACGCAGGTCCCACGATTTTTGTGGGCCGGGCGGTTCATTTGATCCTGCCCCGCCAACGGGTTCTGGCTGTGCGCTTTATCGCTTCCCGGGATTTCCGGGTCCGGCGGATTGCAGAAATTCTGGAAGTGACAGAGGATGCAGCAGCAAAGGAACTCGACCGGGTGGATCGGGAGCAGAAGGAATTTTTCCGGAAAAATTTCAATAAAAAAGACGCCGCTGCTTATGAATTTGATATGGTGATCAATCGCGACTATCTGGAAAGCGCCGATGCTGCCGCAGAAGTCGTGGCAACGGCTTACCGTCAAAAATTTGATTACCATCACCGGCGGACTTATTCTTGA
- a CDS encoding glycogen-binding domain-containing protein has protein sequence MDKTNKGRRRVTFRLAAPDAAEVSLGGSFNNWNNRKHLMKKKPGGFWEKIVMLPPGRYEYKFMIDGKWCLDPANRQSCDNSFGTRNSVIEVSAPPISLRARKK, from the coding sequence ATGGATAAGACCAATAAAGGCCGAAGGAGAGTGACGTTTCGTCTGGCGGCTCCGGATGCTGCAGAGGTAAGCCTGGGCGGAAGTTTTAACAACTGGAACAACAGAAAACATCTTATGAAGAAAAAACCCGGAGGATTCTGGGAAAAAATCGTGATGCTGCCGCCCGGCCGATATGAATACAAGTTTATGATTGATGGAAAATGGTGCCTGGACCCGGCAAACAGGCAGAGCTGTGATAATTCCTTTGGTACCCGCAATTCCGTAATCGAAGTCAGTGCCCCGCCCATATCCCTGCGAGCCCGGAAGAAGTAG
- a CDS encoding sensor histidine kinase, giving the protein MTNKESPKENSQNAKAYYRNLTRNMIATMVTVSFAPMIVVIVFLLYQFHLSYFEKTYAHLQELVQKHKQNIDTFLDEKLANIQFLVQSSSLERLTDRSILQAKLRYLQEQYGDVFVDLGVVDETGKQLAYAGPYELQDVGYFEASWFKAAIAKDFYISDVFMGFRGTPHFIITVRWQRQDKTYILRTTIDFQYFNTLVENLRVGRTGYAFILNSEGRFQTRPVFEKALWEKTYDYFIRRMDASDRLVEVIELPDESGTTHIYAIAGLKNGDWLMIFKQEKFDAFSDIYRMFQFAGIIFLVGAAGIGLMAFLLTKRMVRRIMSADKEKARLNQQMIETGKLASVGELAAGIAHEINNPVAIMVEEAGWIEDLLQEEEFAQSENLEEFRRALRQIATQGRRCKEITHKLLSFARKTDATVKDVQINDLITEIVDLSAQMARYNKVIIATELQPGLPYVCLAPSEMQQVMLNLINNAIDAMDKTGGTINISTKISKLEENHIVITVEDDGPGIPEANLNRIFDPFFTTKAVGKGTGLGLSICYGIIEKMGGKIDVTSTVNQGTRFRIWIPIQAAGKDSSEKK; this is encoded by the coding sequence TTGACAAACAAAGAATCACCGAAAGAAAACAGCCAGAACGCAAAGGCCTATTACAGGAACCTGACCCGGAACATGATCGCCACCATGGTCACGGTGTCTTTTGCACCCATGATCGTGGTGATTGTCTTTCTTTTGTATCAATTTCATCTTTCCTATTTCGAAAAAACCTATGCCCATCTCCAGGAGCTGGTGCAGAAGCACAAGCAGAATATTGACACGTTTTTGGATGAAAAACTGGCCAATATTCAGTTTCTGGTCCAGAGCAGCAGCCTTGAACGGCTGACGGACCGTTCCATCCTTCAGGCCAAGCTCCGGTATCTGCAGGAGCAATACGGGGATGTGTTTGTGGATTTGGGTGTGGTGGATGAAACCGGAAAACAGCTGGCCTATGCCGGGCCATACGAGCTTCAGGATGTGGGTTATTTTGAGGCCAGCTGGTTTAAGGCGGCCATTGCCAAAGATTTTTATATCAGCGACGTGTTCATGGGCTTTCGCGGAACTCCGCACTTCATTATTACAGTGCGCTGGCAGCGGCAGGATAAGACCTATATTCTGCGGACCACCATTGACTTCCAGTATTTTAACACGCTGGTGGAAAATCTGCGCGTGGGCCGGACCGGGTATGCATTTATCCTCAACAGCGAGGGCCGGTTTCAGACAAGGCCGGTTTTTGAAAAAGCTTTGTGGGAAAAGACCTATGATTATTTTATCCGGCGCATGGATGCCAGCGACCGGCTGGTCGAAGTTATTGAACTGCCGGACGAGTCCGGAACGACCCATATATATGCCATTGCCGGCTTAAAGAACGGCGATTGGCTGATGATTTTCAAACAGGAAAAGTTTGATGCCTTCTCTGATATTTACCGGATGTTTCAATTTGCCGGCATCATATTTCTGGTAGGCGCCGCCGGTATTGGACTCATGGCATTTTTACTGACGAAACGAATGGTTAGAAGAATTATGAGCGCCGATAAAGAAAAGGCCAGGCTCAATCAACAGATGATTGAGACCGGAAAGCTGGCATCGGTGGGAGAACTGGCAGCCGGAATTGCCCATGAAATCAACAATCCTGTGGCCATCATGGTGGAGGAGGCCGGCTGGATTGAAGACTTGCTGCAGGAAGAAGAGTTTGCCCAAAGCGAAAACCTGGAAGAATTCCGGCGGGCATTGCGGCAGATTGCCACCCAGGGCCGGCGCTGCAAGGAAATCACCCATAAACTGCTCAGCTTTGCCCGCAAAACCGATGCAACAGTAAAGGATGTGCAGATCAATGATCTGATCACGGAGATTGTTGATCTTTCGGCCCAGATGGCCAGGTACAACAAAGTCATCATTGCCACCGAGCTGCAGCCGGGTCTGCCCTATGTTTGTCTGGCGCCTTCAGAGATGCAGCAGGTAATGCTCAACCTGATCAACAATGCCATCGACGCCATGGACAAAACCGGCGGCACCATCAATATCAGCACCAAGATCAGCAAGCTGGAAGAAAATCATATTGTCATCACAGTAGAAGACGACGGTCCGGGAATTCCGGAAGCCAACCTGAACCGGATTTTTGATCCGTTTTTCACCACCAAGGCCGTGGGCAAGGGCACGGGACTCGGATTGTCTATTTGCTACGGAATTATCGAGAAGATGGGCGGCAAGATTGATGTCACCAGTACTGTCAACCAGGGCACCCGGTTCCGGATATGGATTCCAATCCAGGCAGCCGGAAAAGATTCATCTGAAAAAAAATGA